Below is a genomic region from Phragmites australis chromosome 20, lpPhrAust1.1, whole genome shotgun sequence.
GATGATGGTACTGCTCCTGCAGCTATAATTTTCACTGTGTGGTCCTATCTTGTTTGCTGGTGTACCTGTAAGGCTGTAACTACGACTTATGTATTTGTAGGACATATTTCATTTGTTGATTCTGTGGTGAGGTGGTTCTTCAAATCTTGTACCAATGAATTGTAACGCCTCATATGGAATGCACGTCGAACATGTGAAATCTCAATTGGAGATGAGGGACACGTATTCGTACAGTTTTTACAGTCTGTTCATTCTAAGAAAACAACCTGTTACAATGTAGGGAAGTAAAACATGTCTGATAATAGCCTACCAATGTATAATTGCTAGTATGTGTTTTATGGTTACTGGTGAAAAAGCAGCATGGTCCACCGTGAGACGTAATGAGAGGTTTCTTCCCTTTTTGTTAGAAAAGAACTGGAAGCTGGTGGAAATGATTGCTATTGTTCGTGCTCACATGCTTGGTACAGATGCTGTAGCTAATTGGCCATGTTCTCaaattttcctttggaagaCTATTTTCTTCTGCAGCTTTTAATGCATTATTGTGTGAATTAGAGAATCTACATTAAGTTTTATCATAATTTAGCTTTGTCTGAAGTACTATATGATACTTCTATTCGCTCGGTTTGGAGTGCCCAACAGGAGATGGGTGGGGAGAAGAGGGCGGCTTGGTTAGGATGGCTTGGGCTATTTAATGAGTTTGTGCTTAATTTTACATAATTTGACCTAATTACAAGTATATATTTGCTTAAcaaatacaagtatatatatatgtgttatACCAgctaattatgattttttttgcaaaaaatattgGGTGCCATCCGGGTCCATCCCGTTTTCCAGTCACCGACGGCGCGAACAGACGCGGCGGTTGGTTGGGTGCTCCTTGGTATCCTGCCGGATATAACCGCTTCCCCTGTATGTTTAAACTGCGCGCCCTTTCGGTTTCAGTTTATCCCGCACCCAAGAATCTAATTCATCAGATTTCCACAAAGCGATTAGCAGAAGGCACAAGTTGATCGTCGCAGGTAATGTCATTTTATCGCGCGATGCAACTATTtcgttttattttctttcagcAGTTCTGCACGGCAATTGCTTGCCCAAACAGATTAATGAAGTTTTTAgcaccttcttgaagtagttgTTCGCACCAAACAACTtcatttgatcattttcttTCCCCCCTCGTCATCAACCTGTATTGTTCATAGGTATGTCCCATTGCTGATCAATCATTGCCTTGTTTACATACGCTATTCTTCAATATCTGATAAATCTCTGAACAGTCTATTTCAGATTTTTTGTGCTTCCAGTTACTGAAGATGGTGGTGTcgttcatcactagacttctaACGTAAGCAGTCTTGCAAATCATTCCTTTCTTGAATTTCGTGTTAGACCCGAGAGCCCAATCCAATATGGCAGGCAATTTCCAAATTCTTGCGTCTCGATTGCAGACTGGCTCTAGGGTACGCCTACCCGGCTTACGACTGCTACAAGACGCTGGAACTGAACAAGCCGCAGATGGAACAGTTGCGTTTCTGGTGCAAGTATTGGTAAGCAACCGATCGAGCATGCAGATTAGTTTGCAAACTCACGTAGCACTCCATTTTAATCTTGTCAAGGATTTTTTAAACAGTTGTCGAACTATCGTTTGCGTAGGATTCTGCTCGCGTTCCTGACGGCTCTCGAGAGGGTCACGGACTGCACGGTCTCATGGCTGCCGATGTACGGCGAGGTGAAGCTCGCGCTCGTCGTCTACCTCTGGCACCCCAGGACAACGGCAAGCCACCTTGACCTGATCACATGCACAAGAAACGATGCCAGCGTTACAGCTGCAGTCTTTGGCACAAGTCTGAACTCCGGATCGTTTTTCAGGGAGCGAGACACGTCTACGACGGCTACCTGCGGCCGTTCCTGGCGACGCACGAGGCGGACATCGACCGCGGCCTGCTGGAGCTGAGGGCCAGGGCCACGGACGCGACGGCGTCGCACCTCCAGACGGCCGTGGCCCTCGGGCGGACGTGGTTCGTCGAGGTCGTCCGCCGAGCTTCGTCGCAGCTGCAGACCTCGAGAGGCCGGGCCGAGCAGGAACGCCGATCTTCCTCTCCAGATACCAGTCCAGAACGCTGAATTTGGCAAATCGTAGTTGGAGCACTGCTGCTGATTGGAGCTTTGCATTGACTGAGTACAAGTTCTTGGCTTCTTGCCCCGGTCTTCACGTCGGCACTTAGAGATCTATCGATCCTGAGTAAATGTAATTCGATCATCTCAGTTGACGTTTACTTGGATAAAACCTGACAAAAGGAACAGTTCTGACTCCAATGATTTATCCTTAAGAGCATGAAAACAATCTGATTGATTTGTAGCTAGCTGATCGACACTGATGCACCACGGGCCGTGCATTCTGGAGGATCAACTCCTTCGTCAACGAAAGCGATCCGAAACTGAATGAACAAAACTGTATTGACTGGTTGACAGATGGCAGAAGAAATATTGTTAGAATCCATAATTCCACGTAGATCAGCTAATTAGTATGCACGGGCCAGTGAAAATGAAAATGCTTTGCTAGGGTTAACTGTTTGCCTACCATCCTAATCGTCAATTCAATCAGTAAGATGTAGAACTATCTCTCTTTCAGAAAACAAATGTAGATTAATTTGTCTGGTCAAGAGTGTCCTCTCCTGTCACGttggaatttttatattttaaccCTTTTTAAAAACATGTTCTACAAATAGATCTCtattaaaataatttctaaaaataggtCCTTCTGTGCGGCACTATGATATTTAGTGTCATGGTTGAATATATATCACCATGATAATTGACGTATAAGTAGCTgccacatataattttttatgttgaaattacaaaattatagGTGGCAGCTATCCCAACATCAATTACTACAGTATTACACTATTTAACAATGGCGTCAATAGCCACCACATCagaaaaaatatctattttttaacaTTGTTTATCTATAGGTCTATGACtagaaaaagtttttgaaaaaaatccgAAATCTAAAAATTTCACATCCTGTCACATCTGCGCGAAGCATTAAGGACAATAACTAGCCATGAGGGACAAGAACTAGTCATGAGACCGTGTCTTCTGCAACAATGCGGTCATACTAGGAGTAgcttttcttttggtttctttCAAAGAATTAAGGACGTATTTGGTTGTTGTTTAAagattatcatatttttttataaatatgatatgCTATAATTCTTATGACAAACAAATCGTCCATCATAATTATAGTAAAAGTTGGCAAAAATTGAGTCAATAACAGTCGCCAAATATTTAGCAGCAAACAACACACTAGTCATAATCAATCTACCCTACCCATCTAAGATGTGACAATATATGATAACAAGTCAAACAAATCCTAAGGGGTTATTTGAATTAGTTAGAGCTTatagaaaactgcttttaaaagATTAAGCTGATCCAAACAACCTAATTTTTTGTTCAATTTATAATAATTCAACCACCTAACTTTCTATAATCTTATAAGTTAGTAAGAGCTAGCTTATTTCAGCTAGTGCATGTTAAAAAGATCTTTTTACCTTTCACCTTCACCCGTTTGCATGTCGACAATAAATATAAAAGTACTATAAACAATTAACAGTTAAAACTAACAATAAGACATATTATTATTCAGGGATCCAAATGTGTCCTCAACTTTTTATTAATCAGTTTTTTATAAGCTTAAGTGGGTCCAAACAGGCAGAAGTAGTTTGAGTTAAATCGAGTCAACGTCCTCAGCGTCACCTGTCGGCCGATTCGATCTGTTGATGCGTCTCTCCAAGGTCCAACGTATTCAGTGTGTTCAGATGTGTTCGCACGATAGTACATATGAAAACTCACACGTCTACGCTTGCAGCGTACTACCAGTACAGTACGTAGCAGTGGCATCGGTTGATCTCGGGCAGATCACGGTGTACAGGacataaattaaatttatgGTTTCTAATGATTATATATAACAGTTTATGTGAATATTTAAtgtaataagtagaataattatATTCTAATGTATCAGTTTAGAATAtccaattatttttattctaaagTCTGTCACTGCTCCTACATCCTTCCAACTTATCTCTTACCCTTGATCTGAACGGCACGGCTGCAGGAACAACCGGAGCACCGCAACGGAGGCCAGGACGCGAATCGCCGATCGTATTGAGAACGGCGACGAGGCCGAATCAGCCGGGACCGTACGTCAACATCGTCACACTGATGACATCGTGTAAAATTCGATCAATGTAACCATTTCGCAATGCCTGCCGTGCTTTCTATTGTAGTAGAATTAGAAAAACAGAGATAGAAAGTAGGGTAGAGAGAATGATTGTTTCTATTTATCGATGAATAGTGTTTGTATTATATAGTATAAACGGTCATATTTGTGACGGTTGGATTAGTAACCGTTAATCaattatttctttaattgatcACATGACTAACACCTAAAAGGTGTTTATTTGTAACACTCACCTTGATCAATTATTGTAGTtgtaaattttttattgaaaacttCTTATTGAAAACTCCCCTAAACCATATggaaaaaatataaggagaaaataatatagtaATATGCTGATTTGCTGATATGCCATAAAATTTCTTTAAAaactaatagaaaaatataaggaTAAAATGATATGTCATATTAATTATTGTCTTATTGTAAGCTCATACGAGACAAATAGATAGAAAAAACTTATTGGTGAGCTTAGAGAATAATAATTATGTCTACAGATCatattaaaactaaaaaaaaaatcacttgagaaaataggaggaataagGTAGATATTGCTTCATTAAAAACTTATATGAGAAACTATATaggaaaaaactcataaagaaaaagagtaaatataatatgaacaagtTATTAATCAGGGATCAACTCCTCTTAATCTTGCAAAACTAGAGGTCATCGTATACCAATtccataaatatatttttggaatacGGAAGTTGGTAAGGATTCAATGAATAAATCAGCAaaattatcacatgatttagtttgcaagatttatATCTCCTATGATTATATAATTCATGAGAATAGAATAATTTAGGTAATATATTTGGTTATATTGTtctttatgtaatatttttgtatttaaACAATATATGTagaattatctttatagataattatTGGTGATTCAATAGAACCAATACCGTATGATTGTTATATGTGGTTTATAATTTTGCGAAGCCACATGCATTCATGTAATATTTCATATACTGTAATTATTTCAGAATAATTTGTGGATATAGCCACTAGAATCTATTTTGAGGACTCCTATGAGAAAGCTATATTATCATGAAATCAATATGTGATTTATCATTATGGGGAACAGTTATATAGCCAGTATCTGAATATCCCACTATGGTTATATCTGGATTTATCTGATAGAATAAATTTAGATCTTTAGTGCCATAAAGATGTTTATCGATATCCTCTTTGACTCACACCTAATAGCGTTGTTGGAGCTACGCTATTTTGAGCTAGCAAGTTATTTAAAAATGTAATATTAGGTCTGTTGCGATTTACAAGATACACGAGCGCTTTGATAGCGCTGAGATATAGACCTTtagattcaattttttttttatcatcaacCCAAGATATGAATGAATCTTGATTTATATTTAGCGATTGAATGACTATAAGGGTTTTGATGAATATGATTGCACGATATTATTTGGATATTGGTTcactgatggataaatatttctAAATGAATATGTTCAGGTTGTAGACTTAAGCGAAATTTAGTTTTACCCAAATTATTCATACCAAATTCCGTCTTTAAGATTATTACATACTTTGTTGTGTGTGGTCTGGAGATGATACATAATCCAATTGAGATTTCATTATAAAGacacacatatgcaatcgttgtcactacatccatcaactgTATATATAGATAATTTTGAACTACCAATAAAATTAGATATCGAAACATGATTTCATTCATTACTGAAGATTAAGTCTAATTGAAATCAATGTCGGGCCTCTATGTGAACCCTTGTGCTGCAAGTCTtgctttatatctcaccaccttGCTGTTTTCATTCCGTTTGCAGATGAAAACCCACATGTATCCCACAAGGAAGATGTTACGAGGAGTAAGTATTACTGATATGAATACCTTTCTTTTGGAGAGCGAGCACAATTATGCTTGGATCACATCCTTCCATTGTGTCCAACCCGAGCGCTTACGGTactctgccatggtcttagGATCTGGATCATTGTGATGGTCAATATCGACAATTGTAGTGTTTCGGCCAAATCATTGTCcagaatcaatataattgatgtAAATTTTATCTACACTTTTTGAGTCATCGTGATTTTCCATGACGATAGAGTCAGGATGTTCCGATATCATAACATCAATATATGTGTGCATGGTTGAGCTGGGATGTGGATGTTGATCATCCGCTGGATGTATAGTATCCATAAGCTTTGGGTTTTATTTAACTTGACTTTGATTTACATTTACTATTTTAGATGAGAGATTCATCTGTTTTTGTGGTAGCTTACAAGAAGCTTTATCATTTTTTAccgtacttctccccctcttattttgatttggaaattgagtggttttgtttgatacCTTCACTCTTTTGGGCACATTTGTAGCAAGAATGTAGGATTTAGTGACACCTTTTTATCAGTAAACGCATTTGGTAGGTTATTTATAATATGTTACAAATTTATGATACTCTAAACTTAGAGTTCATATTCTTGAGTACCTGGATCTGAGGTAGAAATGTATATgacattccaattgatttcttGATATTCTTTCTGATACTTGAAATCTCCCTCTAATACTGGAAAATGCTCGTCATCAAATATAAAGTTAGCATACCAGGCTGTTAATAGACCCTCTGTAAGAGGCTCGATGTATTTTATGATTGACAGAGAGTTATATACCACGTAGAGTCCTAATTTCCTGTGTGGACCCATTAATGTACGCTGCGATAGTGAGATCGGTACGCATACAACACAACCAAACTTTTGCAGATGAGAAATGCTAGGAGGGTTTTCATGTACTAATTATAGCAGAGAAGCTGtgtgatatgcagttggtcgtaattgaattaagtcagcaACGTATAATACTGCATGACCCTAACATGAAGTTGATaagttgcaattatgtaataatGGCTGCATGACAAGCTTGACTCTTTTGATGAGAGATTCGGCCAAACCAATTTGAGTATGAACGTATGGTACTGAATGCTGGACTTGAATTCCTAGAGGCATATAATAATCAGCCGCATTGTCTATTCGAATTGAGTGTATCCTATATTCAGGATAATGTGCTCATAATTTAATAATCTGAGCAATTATTTTAGCAAATGCATGGTTTCATGTTGACAAAAGACACACATGTGACCATCTTGTAGATGCATCAATGAGAACCATAAAATACCTGAACAGTCCAAATAATGGTTGGGTTAGACCACATATATCgccttgaatgcgttcaagaaATTTGAGTGGTTCAGCTTAGATTTTAAGGTAAAATGGTCTAAAAATCAATTTCCCGGTGACATATGCAGTGCACACAAAATCTAAGAATTGTGGAAATTTGACAGTATTCATACCATGACCAATTGACTTGCTGATAATTTTTCGCATCTTTCTGACACTGAATGACCAAGGTGATCATGCCATATTTGAAATGTGTCATTATTCTAAAAAATTACCTTGTATGCAACATAGGGTACaggtttgatgtatgtatagtacaatcatGAAGATAAGAGAGAATCTTCTCTAGTATTTGTTTAGCATATTCGTTATTTTTTGTAATGAGGATATATTCCTCTTTGTTTTCATTATGAGTTTCgatattaaaactattttaatggatatctctataacttagtagggtCTAAGTTGAATCAGGATACAATAGTATATCATTAATTATGATTTAAGTACACATAAGGAGTGTGATTATGGCGCGACCAGAGGCAACAATCATAGCATCACGTTCAACTATTGTCTTAATATTTCCtttactctttttaagagtttgaaaatatttagtttctcTAAGTATAGGGTTAGTGGTACAACTATCCAATAAGCATATTTGCTCTTTCATCGGATTGTCCCTCGTAGACATCTTTATATAGATATGAAGAATTTAAAGTGAAATTCTTTATAGATCTATAGAATACACACaactttattgagtatcaatATGCTGATACATTACTGGAATATACAATATAGTGTAAGATGATAGCAACCTATTACAACACTATGTATGACTtagatataataatatataattaattagGAGACTAATTGAGGTCTTCAAACAAGTCATTGGAAGAAAATTCTACGGTCATATTTCAATGCTCTTAAAGTTCTCTTGCTGCTGCAGAGTGATGTTGTTGTCTGTTTCTAGAGGAACGCTTTGGCAACAGCTAGCCTTCCTGGTGGTGTTaggttgaagattgaaatgcGCTTCATATCTTTCGCCTTGAATTAGTCGACTTCGTCCAACGGAGTTGAGATAGAGATCAATCAAATATCTAGGGGTGCGATATTTCTTAGTTGTGTGGTTATAGCAACCACATTTATaacaaatttcaaatttatctTTGTTGTTTTTAGAAATACCCTTCCCCTTCTTGTGTCCATAGAATTTATTATTCTTGTTGCGCTTCTTGTTGACTTTGAAGTTCTTTGGACGGAATTTGTTGTTGTCGAACTTCTTGGTATTCTGATTATTAGAATTAACTTTATGTAAAGTAGCAGTGACTGTTGGGCGCTGGTGatgattctttaaaagaagttcatcatacTTTTCATCCTAAAGTAAAGTGTAAATTAATTCAGAATAGTACTAGTAATTCCTAGCACGGTATTATTGTTGTAATACACTATGAGCATGAAGCATTATAgacaaagtttttaaaattttctcctCATCTGTGGGAGCTTTGTCACAAAATAGCAATTTAGAGCAGATCTTGTAAACATCATGGTTGTATTTTCCAATAGACTTAAAGTCCTAGAGGTGATTGTTGGACCACTTGCATTGAGCTTCATGCATGATGCCTGTCTTTTACTGTTTATAACGATCTTTGAGCGAGTTCCATAGATCATATGGATTCTCATCCATCAAGTATTTAGATTTTAaatctggatgaagatgatgtctTATGAAGTATAAAGCctcatacttgatttgatctagaAGTGGTGGATCTCCTTCTTGAGAAGGATTAATTATTGTTATTAGTCCGCGGGATGATAGACTTATCGTCATATCCATTGTCCAAGTTAGATAGTTTCAGTCACCTAACTCAAGTCTATCGAACTTGACGTTGAACATTTTGTCTTACAAAAATgaccaatgattgaatgaatttacactttgggtaaattgaagaatcatggtaatgttgtaaataataaaaatttgtgaagtcaagttgagacttgaattacatagtgtagaccttaGATTGTGTAACTAACACGTTGGAGATAGTCACGAAATGTGGTGTAGATCTCATAGTAATATAAGGTATAATATGACAAGTGGACGGCGCAGAAGGAAAGTGGATGGGAaggcgcagaggcaagtggacggagaCGACGCGGAGAGGCAAGCAGATGAGGACGGTGCAGAAGGGCACCGTTCcatcccgtcgcattaaatgcagcaagatAAGGCTCTACGGGCTAAGCAAAGACGACGCGCAGCAACACGATATACAAATGTTGTCAGAGAAGTTGCATGCCtggtactccgtaatgatgatttgagttaaatattagaataagcAGAGACCATCTGTGTAGACTCCGCATGTAAGTTCgccctctccctactatataaggAGATGAGGACCCCGTTGTAACCAAGATAGATCAATTCTGGTAAACTTCTAGAACACcgttgtaaccaagtgagatttaatataacacaaaacacaggacgtaggattgttatcctccgggagacctgaacctgtataaccacTGGTGTCCCGAATCCTTCATCTACACACAGACACACTCAGTCTCTGAAAcgtcgttcacgcacccaccgtCCTACATACcctggaatcactgtcagggatttaccctcgatagGGCCCATGACCATGGGTGAAGACCTGGGTGGCGATTGTCCGCCTCTGTCGATGTGCAACGGAAGTAATGGTACGATGCTATAGTAGAGGAAGAAGGGGTCAACGATGTCGGTGTCGCTGTTGCTATTGGAGTGTTGATGTCGGGGAGAGTTGATGGAGGAGAGTTGGGGAAGGTCATCATTGGGACGTATTCCTCTGGCTCTAGGTCCTTCTCCGATGAGTTGCGTCCAAAGCCTTCTGAAAGAGGCATTTGTGCCTATGTTGATTCCTACCTTGTATTCCATAGATTGATGATGACATTTTGCTCACCTTGATTGGATATTGAGGTCAATTGGCCTCTGTTCTTCCTTGTGGCTTCTACCTAGTGAAGAACGAAGCGTATTGATAACGTATTGCATTACAAttagagagatagagataaaaaaatagattagaGAGAATAATTGCTTGTATTAATTGATGAATAGCGTTTATATTATATAGTATATAAACAATCATATTTATGACTGTTAGATTAGTAACTACTAATTAGTTACTTCTTTAATTGATCACATAAAGGTTAACTAATCCGTCCACAAAAACGATTTGCACCTGAATTAACAGCACTGTTTTGACTGATAGATACCAATAGAAACAATGCGACCATCCATTATTCCGCATAGATTAGCCGCCACTCGATGAAAACGAAATGTGTCTAGTAGGGTAGGTTTTTGCCTCGTCTATTCAACCAAGATGTAAATTTCTCTGTTAACTAGGATTCGGGATGATTATCTTGTCACATATAAGAGAAGCACAGCATTACGACGCACACCGATGAAGATTAAACTTCACCAATCTCGCCTTGTCGAGATCAAAAGGCATCGGAAGAAATAGTTTGAGAGGAACATGCCTGGCATGTATGGTTTGAGCGTAACTTTGTCATAGCATAGATTTGTAGgtagttatttttttaactaCAATAACTGTAgcaaattatattttattaattctcTGATTCATATGTTATACACTTAATTTATTTTAACTAATTTTGTAACACCTGTAGCTAAGAATTTATTCGTCACACTTTTTTAACAAATCATATTTAGCCAAGATTAGTCACGACGCCATTAGTCATAAACCAAACATGCCTGCAGTTACTACTCATTCCGGTCAAAATTATatgacattttttattttttttcttcgacGTACATCTTTaatcactattttctattaagatatagttataatatctaatgaaaatatttttaagataaatctacacgtatgatttttatattttaaaattaaatattttaaaaattattgatggttaaaattttaaaatgtaATCGGATCTTGATGACAAAGTAAGTATTTATGATGTGGTGAGTAGTTTGTAAAGGgacaaaatccaaaattagacaatatacgcgaccgtatttaccgaaatagacaacatgttagcgtatttacaattttagcatccgtattcggcacaccatgtgtcgaatatggcactgtagctcatattcggcacacggtgtgccgaaaatgacactgtagcataattttcggcacaccgtgtgccgaaaatggactgtagcacagtatttcggcacacggtgtgccgaaaatggactgtagcaccgtatttcggcacaccgtgtgtcgaaatacggtgctacagtccattttcgacacaccacactccgaaaatgaacagtaccgcgcgtgaacagtaacatcagtgcgtttgaatttcgcttttcctcttttccaaaacggtggtcttctgttactccaaaaatgttaaaactttttttacatatttcataatccatgtgcaacccattttagttggattcaccgaaaaatcctttgtatatttaaaactaaaattcttcaaaaaacactacttttataacttgtaataatttttagtgtctcaaataaattcccaaaaatttagaaaaattcactaatattcttattatgtgatggactaatttctaaaattatttttagccctattttatatgatgaaaaagtgagttcttttgtaatgcttcatttatatgtatttttatcatttcatgtaaatgaagcattacaaagtaactcattttttcatcatataaactagagctgaaaataattttagaaattagttcatcacataataagaatattagtgaatttttctagatttttgggagtttatttgagacactaaaaattattacaatttataaaagtagtcttttttgaataattttagttttaaatatacaaaggatttttcggtgaatccaactaaaatgggttgcacatggattatgaaatatgtaaaaaaagttttaacatttttggagtaacagaagaccaccgttttggaaaagaggaaaagcgaaattcaaacgcactgctgttactgttcacgcgcggtactgttcattttcggagtgtggtgtgccgaaaatgactgtagcaccgtatttcggcacacggtcattttcggcacaccgtgtgccgaaatactgtgctacagtccattttcggcacacggtgtgccgaaaattatgctacagtgtcattttcggcacaccgtgtgccgaatatgagctacagtgccatattcgacacacggtgtgccgaatacggatgctaaaattataaatatgctaacatgttgtctatttcggtaaatacggtcacgtatattgtctaattttggatttttgccgttTGTAAAGTGAGCGTCCTTCGCGAGACCTGTCGCAGACTCGCAGCACGTCGATCGTCCTTCCCATAGGCCCCTCTCCCATAGCCCATAGGCCCCTCTCCGTTCATATTCAACGCATTCAGacgggaaaaaaataaaaaatagacaacatacgctgAAAATAGATAATGTATcggcgtatttgtaaatctagcacctgtattcggTACTTTAAAATTTGAAAACTCAAACTCCGAAAATACGTTGGACCCACTGATTTCGACAACTAAAATATCGAATACAGCACTGTTTACCGTATTCTGCAACTCAAGCCGCTCTGTCGTGCACGCGCCAgagaagctagcaagctacagtagaaggaagaaagtagttaaaaatttatgttttttatttaactcacgattttatttgagagtataaaaatagtctaaaaattctaaacgttttcatgagcaaaatagaggtcactagcaatccgttttaattggtttgatctaaaaagtatgagccaatatttaattaaaattctctaaataagctaaattttataaattctagcaatttttaatgcctcaaataaaatctcaaaaatctagaaaaaatcactaatattcttctaatgtgatgtactaatttataaaaatatttccaaccctgtgttatttggtgaaaaaatgagttcctttataataatCTATTTATATGaattcttatcatttcatatgatattctctttttaattcaatttgaataaaaataaacacatacattctcttttaattcatttcatgtgatattctcttttgtgGAGGAT
It encodes:
- the LOC133902311 gene encoding putative HVA22-like protein g codes for the protein MVVSFITRLLTLALGYAYPAYDCYKTLELNKPQMEQLRFWCKYWILLAFLTALERVTDCTVSWLPMYGEVKLALVVYLWHPRTTGARHVYDGYLRPFLATHEADIDRGLLELRARATDATASHLQTAVALGRTWFVEVVRRASSQLQTSRGRAEQERRSSSPDTSPER